From the Lolium rigidum isolate FL_2022 chromosome 2, APGP_CSIRO_Lrig_0.1, whole genome shotgun sequence genome, one window contains:
- the LOC124690279 gene encoding two-component response regulator ORR11-like, with protein MASPAGCEDRSTRVERHTCPHKSPRIFFCYLLATDLQEAFGMSSFIGGVVGAVAVGAPVDGGASPLHILAVDDSSVDRAVISGILRSSRFRVTAVDSGKRALELLGSENNVSMIITDYWMPEMTGYELLKKVKESSRLKQIPVVIMSSENVPTRISRCLEEGAEDFLVKPVRRSDVSRVFNRVLP; from the exons ATGGCGTCTCCTGCTGGTTGTGAGGACAGATCAACGAGAGTCGAGAGACACACTTGCCCGCACAAATCGCCGCGTATCTTCTTCTGTTATCTGCTAGCGACCGATCTCcaggaagcttttgggatgtcgaGCTTCATCGGCGGcgtggtgggggcggtggcagTGGGGGCGCCGGTGGACGGGGGCGCGTCGCCGCTGCACATTCTCGCGGTGGACGACAGCTCCGTCGACCGCGCCGTCATCTCCGGCATCCTTCGCAGCTCTCGGTTCCGTG TGACGGCCGTGGATAGCGGGAAGAGGGCCTTGGAGCTGTTAGGATCG GAGAACAACGTGAGCATGATAATCACGGATTACTGGATGCCGGAGATGACGGGATACGAGCTCCTGAAGAAGGTCAAG GAGTCATCCAGGCTGAAGCAGATCCCCGTTGTGATCATGTCCTCGGAAAACGTACCGACAAGAATCAGCAG GTGCTTGGAGGAAGGCGCGGAGGATTTCCTCGTGAAGCCCGTCAGGCGGTCTGACGTGTCCCGGGTGTTCAACCGCGTGCTCCCATGA